In Pseudomonas sp. P5_109, the genomic window AGATCAAGCCTTATATCAACGAGGGCTCGACGTTGCGCCTGGAGGTCGAGCAGGAAGTGTCGGACATCGCACCGTCGGTGTCGGGCATTGATTCCTCGGACCTGATCACCAACAAGCGAGCGCTCAAAAGCACCATCCTCGCCGACGATGGCGAAATCATCGTGATCGGCGGCCTGATCAGGGACAGCGTGCGCACCCAGAAAAGCGGCGTGCCGCTGTTGCGGGACATTCCCTACCTCGGCGCGATGTTTCGCTGGAGCCGTGACACCCAGACCAAAAGCAACCTGATGGTGTTCTTGCGGCCGACCATCGTGCGCAGCAAGGAAGACCTGTCCCAGGTCAGCCAGCAGCGTTACAACGCGCTGCGTGACTTGAGCAAATCAGGGGCGGGGGAAAACAACTCGTTGTTGCTGCCATCCGAGGCACGCGGGTTGTTCGAACCGGCCACGGATGCGCCAGTGTTCGATTTGCGCAGCAAGGCGCAGTAATCCATGAGCGAACCCTGCGAGCAATTGCCCTTCGGCTTCGCCCGGCGTTTTGGCGTGTTGCTGGAGCATGACGGCGCGTCGCTGCGCCTTGCCATGCGCAGCGACGCGCCGCTCACCGCCTTGGCGGAAGCGCACCGGGTGTGCGGGTCGACGCTGCCGATTGTCATCGTCGACGGCGAAGAATACGCCTCGCGCCTGGCAGCAGCCTATCGCGAGGGGCAAAGCGCGGTGGAGCAGGTAGCCCAAGGACTGGACGAAGAACTGGATTTGCTCAGCCTGGTCGATCAGGTGCCGCAAACCGCCGACCTGCTGGAGCAACAGGGCGATGCTCCGATCATTCGCCTGATCAACGCGCTGCTCGGTGAAGCAGTGCGCGAGCACGCCTCGGACGTGCACCTGGAAACCTTCGAGCAGTATCTGTCGGTGCGCATGCGGGTGGATGGCCAACTGCGAGAAATACTCAGGCCCAAGCGTGAGCTGGCGACGCTGCTGGTGTCGCGGATCAAGGTCATGGCGCGCCTGGACATCGCGGAAAAGCGCGTGCCCCAGGATGGGCGAATGGCCTTGCGCCTGGCCGGGCATGAAGTCGATGTGCGGGTCTCGACGCTGCCTTCGGCCCACGGTGAACGGGTGGTGTTGCGCCTGCTCGACAAGCAGGCCGGGCGCCTCGACCTGCATCGGCTGGGCATGCCGGACGATACCCTCGCGGCCTTGCGCCAGTTGTTGCACAAGCCCCACGGCATCCTGTTGGTGACCGGGCCGACCGGCTCCGGCAAGACCACCAGCCTGTACGCCGCGCTGAGCAGTCTGAATGACCAGACCCGCAACATTCTCACGGTCGAAGATCCGATTGAGTATCACCTGCCGGGTGTCGGCCAGATGCCGGTCAATCCGAAAGTCGACATGACCTTCGCCCGGGGCCTGCGGGCGATTTTGCGTCAGGACCCGGACGTGGTGATGGTCGGTGAAATCCGCGACCGCGAAACCGCCGAGATCGCAGTGCAGGCGTCCTTGACCGGGCATCTGGTGTTGTCGACCTTGCACACCAACAGTGCGGTTGGCGCCGTCACGCGGTTGGTCGACATGGGCGTCGATGCCTACCTGTTGGCGTCCTCGCTGGTGGGCATCCTGGCCCAGCGCCTGCTGCGCACCTTGTGCCCTCATTGCAAGGTTTCGTACATCGCTGATGCGGCGGCCTGTCGGCGCCTGGGGCTCGACACCGCCACGCCGCACACCCTGTTCAAGGCCTCGGGCTGTGAGCACTGCCAGCACGGCTATCGCGGGCGCATCGGCATTTACGAACTGATCAGCGTGACACCCGGCGTCTCGGCGCTGATCCATCAGGGCGCCAGTGAACAATTGCTGATTGAAGAGGCGCGCAAAGCTTCGCGCAGTCTGTTTCGCGACGGGCGTCAACGGGTGCTGGGCGGTATGACCAGCCTCGACGAATTGCTCCGTGTGACGCAGGAGGACTGATCAGTGCCGACCTTCGATTATCGCGCCCACGATGCCCAAGGCAGTTCCTGCAAGGGGCGGCTGGAAGCCGATGGCCCCCGCCATGCGCGGCAACTGTTGCGTGAACGTGGCCTGTGGCCGCGAGCATTGAGCGAAGTGAAAGTCAGCAACAGCTCGGGCAAACAACCCCGTGCCGGGCGTCTGAGTGCGGCTGATCTGGCACTACTGACCTTGCAACTGTCAACGCTGGTTCAGGCCGGGTTGCCGCTGGAAGAAGCACTCGAAGCGGTGGCAAAACAGAGCTCAAAACGCAAGGTCGCAGGCCTGCTCTCGGCAGTCAGGAGCCGGGTGATGGAAGGCCAGGCCCTGGCCTCGGCACTGGGGCAATTTCCCAGGGCCTTCCCCGAGTTGTTCCGTGCCACCGTGGCCGCCGGCGAACGCTCGGGGCATTTGGGCCATGTGCTGGAGCAATTGGCGGCCTACACACAGGCCCGCCAGGCCTCGCGGCAAAAGATCCAGATGGCCCTGGTGTACCCGTTGATCCTGATGCTGGCCAGCACGGCAATCGTCGGTTTTCTGCTCGGCTATGTGGTGCCGGATGTGGTGAAGATCTTCGTCGACAGCGGCCAGCCATTGCCCTGGCTGACCCAGGCATTGATCGGCGTGAGCAACGGGCTGCGTAACCATTTCCTGTTGTTGATGAGCGTGCTGGCCACGCTGTTCGGCCTGTGGCGCTGGAGCTGGCATCAGCCGCAGTGGCGCCTGCGCTGGCATCGTTGGGTGCTGAATGCGCCAGTCATCGGTGAAGTGCTGCGTGCCATGGAGGCTGCGCGGTTTGCCAGCACCCTGGCGATCCTCGGTAAAAGTGCCGTGCCGTTGGTCGACGCACTGGAAATTGCCGCCGCGGTCATCGGCAACCTGACCATCCGCGCGCGGATGGTCGATGTCGCTCGTACCGTCCGCGAGGGCGCAACGCTGACCCGTGGTCTGGAACAGAGCGGCGACATCCCGCCGATGATGCTGCACATGATCGCCAGCGGTGAACGTGCTGGCGAACTCGACCGCATGCTGGCCCGGGCCGCCGAACAACAGGAAAGCAGCCTCGCCGCGCGCATTGCACTGGTGGTGAGCCTATTCGAACCGGCCATGCTGGTGCTGATGGGCGGCGTCGTGCTGCTGATCGTCATGGCCATCCTGCTCCCGATTCTCAGCCTCAACCAATTGGTGAATTGATCCATGCAACCTGTCCGCAAAAACCTCCGTTCCCAGTGCCAAGCTGACCCATCAAGACAACGTCGAGACGAACGCGTGGCGAGGGAGCTTGCTCCCGCAGGCGCGCGCAGCGGCCCCGAAATGGGACGGCTACGCCGTCCAACGGGAGCAAGCTCCCTCGCCACGGGCGCGGTGTCGCGCCAACGCGGTTTTACCCTGATCGAAATCATGGTGGTGGTGGTCATCATCGGCGTGCTGGGGGCCATTGTGGTGCCGCAGTTCATGAGCCGCCCTGATCAAGCCAAGGTCACCGCCGCCAGAATCGATATCCAGGCCATCGCTACCGCCCTGGAAATGTATCGCCTCGACAACACCCATTACCCTTCGACCCAGCAAGGCCTGGAAGCGTTGGTCAAGCGTCCCTCGGGACTGCCCGCGGCACGCGGCTGGAACCCGCAGGGTTACCTCAAGAGCATGCCGGTCGACCCGTGGAGCACGCCTTATCAATACATCAATCCGGGTGTGCGATCGGCCGATGGTACCTACGACCTGTATTCCCTGGGTGCCGATGGCGTGGCGGGTGGGGAGGGGTTTGCCGCCGAAATCGGTAATTGGGGTCATTGAGCCGTGGGCTACCGTTGCCGGGGATTCACGTTGTTGGAGCTGATGATCGTGATTGTCATGGTCGGCTTTTTGCTGGGCATGGTGACCTTCGCCGGTGGGGGCAATCCCGCGCGCAAGGTCAGGCAGGAGGCTGAGGCGATGGTGCAGGTGATCCATCAATTGCGCGAGCGTGCGGTATTCGAGGGCCAGGAGTACGGCTTGCGGCTGAGTACCGATGGCCACCGGGTGATGCGCAAGGGTGTTCATGGATGGGAGCCGGTGAAGGAACTTGCTGACTGGCCCCTGAGTGTGCGGGTGCGTTTTCGGCATGACGGCTATGCGGTAGACCTGGACGCGGATGAAGGACCGCCGCAATTACTGATATTCAGCAACGACGAGACCAGTGTCTTCACCCTGACGTTTGAGTCCAGCAATGGGACCTGGCTAAGCCTGTCCGGAGATGGCCTCGGCGAGGTGGCGATCGATGGTTAGCCGACCCTCCTGGTCGTCCATGGGCGGTTTCACGTTGCTGGAAATCATGGTCGCCTTGGCGATCTTCGCAACATTGGCGGCTGCCGTGCTTTCAGCCAGTCAATACGTGGTGAAGCAGCGCGGCGCCGTTGAGGCGCGGCTGTTCGCGGCGTGGCTGGCGGACAACCGGCTGAACGAGTTGCGTCTGCAACCCGGACTGACGACCGGGCAGCAACAACGGGTGGTGTCCATGGATCAGCGAGACTGGCTGCTGGATCAGCACATCAGCGCCACCCGCGATCCGCGTTTGCTCCAGGTCGAGATTCAGGTCAGTCCTGTGAACAGTGCGCATGCGTTGCATCGTGCCAGCGCCTGGATACTCGCGGGCCATGAGTAGGCAGCGCGGGTTCACCTTGCTGGAGCTGGTCATCGCCCTGGCCATCTTCGCCGTGCTGGGGCTGGCCAGTTGGGGCTTGTTCGATAGCGTGGTGCGGGTGCAACAGGGCGCGACGGCCCACGAGCGAGAACTCAGGAGCCTGCAACGAGCAGTGGCGGTGATCGAGCGGGATCTGCTGCATGTCACAACCCAGCCAATGGTGCTCGCACCGCCGCTTTTGCAGTTCCAGCGCAGTCACTGGCGCAATCCCCTGGACCAACCGCGCAGTGAACGCCAGGCCCTGACGTATCGACTCGACGGTGGCGTGCTGTGGCGTGAAAGCCAGGGGGAAGGCTCAGAACTCGTGCAACGGCAAAAACTGCTCGAAGGCGTTCGCGAGTTGAGCTGGCGTCTGTTCGACAGCGAGTCCGGCTGGGTCGCTCATTGGTCGGCCGGGCAGGACGCGAAGGCGCCCCAGGCGCTGGAGGTGCACGTCTCGGTCGGGCGCTTCGAATCGATCCGTCGGGTGTTGCCGATGCCGGGTGCATTGCCATGAACGGGCAGCAACGCGGCATTGCGCTGATCAGTGTATTGCTGGTTCTGAGCCTGGCGTTGCTGATCACCGGTGGCCTGTTGCGCAGTCACCACCTGTCGCTGCAAAGCAGTGGGCAACAGTTGCAGCAACTGCAGTTGCGGCAACTCGCATCGGGCGGGGAAACCTGGGCGTTGATGCTGTTGCGCGACGCGTTGCAGGACGCGAAAAAACCCGTCGAACGCTTGCAAGGCTGGACTGACATGGCGCCTGATTTCGAGGTTGACGATGGGCAGATCCGCATCGATATCGATGACCTCGCCGGGCGCTTCAATCTCAATGCGTTGTTACGCCAGGGCCAGGTGGATCAGGTCACCCTCAACCGTTGGGCGCGTCTGCTTGAACTGCTCGAACTTCCTCCTCTGCAACTGAGTCAGGTCGGGCCATTACGGGAGCTGAGCCAGCTGCGCTTGCTACCTGGCATTGACGCTCACCTGTTGCAGCGGCTGGAACCCTGGGTGGCGCTGCTGCCCACCGACGTCGCCTTGAACATCAACACCGCACCGGCGCTGCTGTTGAGAACGCTCGGCAAGGTGGACGCCGCGACCGCCAACGCGCTGGCGCTTCAGGCCACAACAACGCCCTGGACGAGCGTCCAGGCGTTTACGCAGGACCCGTTGCTCTCCGGACAGGGCTTGAGCAGTCACGGACTTGGCACCCATAGCCGCTGGTATCGGATCAGCGTGCAGGTGACCCGGGGCGGGCGCGCACTGCACCTGGCCACGGATGTCGGGCACGACCCCGAGACTCAACAGCTGTCTATGTTGCAGAGACGTTTTCTTCCCATGAGTACCCACGAGAGACCGCGATGAACACTTGGCTTTACCTGACCGCCGAGGGCCAGGATGCGCCATCGAGCCTTTGGCCCTGCGTCCTCTGGTCGCCAACCGGTCAACGCCAGCCGATGCCCCTGAATCAGGCCGCTTCGGCATTG contains:
- the gspF gene encoding type II secretion system inner membrane protein GspF, whose protein sequence is MPTFDYRAHDAQGSSCKGRLEADGPRHARQLLRERGLWPRALSEVKVSNSSGKQPRAGRLSAADLALLTLQLSTLVQAGLPLEEALEAVAKQSSKRKVAGLLSAVRSRVMEGQALASALGQFPRAFPELFRATVAAGERSGHLGHVLEQLAAYTQARQASRQKIQMALVYPLILMLASTAIVGFLLGYVVPDVVKIFVDSGQPLPWLTQALIGVSNGLRNHFLLLMSVLATLFGLWRWSWHQPQWRLRWHRWVLNAPVIGEVLRAMEAARFASTLAILGKSAVPLVDALEIAAAVIGNLTIRARMVDVARTVREGATLTRGLEQSGDIPPMMLHMIASGERAGELDRMLARAAEQQESSLAARIALVVSLFEPAMLVLMGGVVLLIVMAILLPILSLNQLVN
- the gspE gene encoding type II secretion system ATPase GspE translates to MSEPCEQLPFGFARRFGVLLEHDGASLRLAMRSDAPLTALAEAHRVCGSTLPIVIVDGEEYASRLAAAYREGQSAVEQVAQGLDEELDLLSLVDQVPQTADLLEQQGDAPIIRLINALLGEAVREHASDVHLETFEQYLSVRMRVDGQLREILRPKRELATLLVSRIKVMARLDIAEKRVPQDGRMALRLAGHEVDVRVSTLPSAHGERVVLRLLDKQAGRLDLHRLGMPDDTLAALRQLLHKPHGILLVTGPTGSGKTTSLYAALSSLNDQTRNILTVEDPIEYHLPGVGQMPVNPKVDMTFARGLRAILRQDPDVVMVGEIRDRETAEIAVQASLTGHLVLSTLHTNSAVGAVTRLVDMGVDAYLLASSLVGILAQRLLRTLCPHCKVSYIADAAACRRLGLDTATPHTLFKASGCEHCQHGYRGRIGIYELISVTPGVSALIHQGASEQLLIEEARKASRSLFRDGRQRVLGGMTSLDELLRVTQED
- a CDS encoding type II secretion system protein GspK — protein: MNGQQRGIALISVLLVLSLALLITGGLLRSHHLSLQSSGQQLQQLQLRQLASGGETWALMLLRDALQDAKKPVERLQGWTDMAPDFEVDDGQIRIDIDDLAGRFNLNALLRQGQVDQVTLNRWARLLELLELPPLQLSQVGPLRELSQLRLLPGIDAHLLQRLEPWVALLPTDVALNINTAPALLLRTLGKVDAATANALALQATTTPWTSVQAFTQDPLLSGQGLSSHGLGTHSRWYRISVQVTRGGRALHLATDVGHDPETQQLSMLQRRFLPMSTHERPR
- the gspI gene encoding type II secretion system minor pseudopilin GspI → MVSRPSWSSMGGFTLLEIMVALAIFATLAAAVLSASQYVVKQRGAVEARLFAAWLADNRLNELRLQPGLTTGQQQRVVSMDQRDWLLDQHISATRDPRLLQVEIQVSPVNSAHALHRASAWILAGHE
- a CDS encoding type II secretion system protein GspJ, whose product is MSRQRGFTLLELVIALAIFAVLGLASWGLFDSVVRVQQGATAHERELRSLQRAVAVIERDLLHVTTQPMVLAPPLLQFQRSHWRNPLDQPRSERQALTYRLDGGVLWRESQGEGSELVQRQKLLEGVRELSWRLFDSESGWVAHWSAGQDAKAPQALEVHVSVGRFESIRRVLPMPGALP
- the gspG gene encoding type II secretion system major pseudopilin GspG, translated to MGRLRRPTGASSLATGAVSRQRGFTLIEIMVVVVIIGVLGAIVVPQFMSRPDQAKVTAARIDIQAIATALEMYRLDNTHYPSTQQGLEALVKRPSGLPAARGWNPQGYLKSMPVDPWSTPYQYINPGVRSADGTYDLYSLGADGVAGGEGFAAEIGNWGH
- the gspH gene encoding type II secretion system minor pseudopilin GspH, which encodes MGYRCRGFTLLELMIVIVMVGFLLGMVTFAGGGNPARKVRQEAEAMVQVIHQLRERAVFEGQEYGLRLSTDGHRVMRKGVHGWEPVKELADWPLSVRVRFRHDGYAVDLDADEGPPQLLIFSNDETSVFTLTFESSNGTWLSLSGDGLGEVAIDG